A genomic region of Nostoc sp. UHCC 0702 contains the following coding sequences:
- a CDS encoding UPF0104 family protein has protein sequence MLKKLQFNFGTLFGLLLLVLSVGAIAHELREYNYHDILNSLAAIPKSRLSWAIWLTALGYLVMIGYDILGFKYINRSLAWNKIAFTNFISSVFSNTIGFALLTGSAIRYRFYTRWGVSVLSVAQIIAFANFTFWLGMFAVAGLIFVTKPLTIPSQLHLPFATVRPIGVIFLLLIAAYLLGSILIKKILNIRGHEFRFPSLQISLIQIAVSSLDWILAAAVLYAVLPINTPVDYLDFLGMYLLAMFAGVISNVPGGLGVFETVILLILSPQVSAAAILGSLLAYRAIYYFLPLLLAAGLLGFFEVRFARRN, from the coding sequence ATGCTCAAAAAGCTGCAATTCAATTTCGGTACACTGTTTGGTTTGCTGCTGCTGGTGCTTTCTGTAGGCGCGATCGCTCACGAATTGCGCGAGTACAATTACCATGATATACTCAATTCTCTAGCAGCTATTCCTAAAAGTCGCTTAAGTTGGGCAATTTGGCTGACAGCTTTAGGCTATCTAGTGATGATAGGGTACGACATTTTAGGTTTTAAGTATATCAATCGTTCCCTAGCTTGGAATAAGATTGCCTTCACTAACTTTATTAGTTCTGTTTTTAGCAACACAATAGGTTTTGCTTTACTTACTGGCAGTGCAATTCGCTATCGATTTTACACTCGTTGGGGAGTATCGGTGCTATCCGTCGCTCAAATAATTGCCTTTGCTAATTTTACTTTTTGGCTGGGAATGTTCGCCGTCGCTGGATTAATTTTTGTTACCAAACCTTTGACAATTCCCTCCCAACTACATTTACCTTTTGCCACTGTACGTCCCATCGGCGTGATTTTTCTGTTATTAATTGCGGCTTATTTGTTGGGAAGTATTTTGATTAAAAAAATCTTAAATATTCGTGGTCATGAATTTCGTTTTCCTAGTTTGCAAATATCCCTAATTCAAATAGCAGTTTCTAGCCTCGATTGGATTTTAGCAGCAGCAGTTCTTTATGCGGTGCTTCCCATCAATACACCTGTTGACTATCTAGACTTTTTAGGAATGTACTTACTGGCAATGTTTGCAGGTGTTATCAGTAATGTTCCTGGTGGTTTAGGCGTATTTGAAACTGTAATTTTGCTAATTTTATCTCCTCAAGTTTCTGCGGCGGCAATCTTAGGTTCATTATTAGCTTATCGGGCAATATATTACTTCTTACCTTTGCTATTAGCAGCAGGCTTACTAGGATTTTTTGAAGTTAGATTTGCTAGAAGGAATTGA
- a CDS encoding bifunctional lysylphosphatidylglycerol flippase/synthetase MprF yields the protein MTNNLKTRIGLGSATVLTGLVGIVNLLSSVTPNLYGRNHWLKQFLPFEIRASGHIFAALTGFVLLALATNLLRRKRVAWLLTISFLVISIISHLIKGWDYEESLLSAFLLVQLILMRHVFTAQSDRPSIARGVRVLIGALLFTLAYGTIGFYLLDGKFSENFNWREAIIQTLAMFFTEDNWGLQPKSQFGDFFANSIYIIAAGTITFAVVMLLQPVFLRNPATPSEQQKAKEIVQQYGHSSLAALTLLSDKSYYFSPSGRSIIAYVPKGRGAIALGDPIGPAEDRKEVIVSFQQFCQRNDWYPAFYQTLPDEIDLYKSLGFKVLKIGEEAIVDLKTFTLQGKAGKNFRPSINRLTKLGYEIQFFEPPIPNKLLYQLKPVSDEWLKMAQGSEKQFSLGWFDEDYLRNCQIAVVYNPEGEISAFTNIVPEYQLNEATIDMMRHRQSIENGTMDFLFISILQYFKEQGYDTFNFGLSALAGVGENPESRRLEKGLHYLYEHLDRFYNFQGLHAYKEKFRPRWESRYLVYPSLAALPDVVVALIRADSGDRLLDYLKPGA from the coding sequence ATGACTAATAACTTAAAAACTCGAATTGGACTTGGGAGTGCAACTGTCTTAACAGGTTTAGTCGGAATAGTCAATTTGTTATCATCTGTGACACCGAACCTGTACGGACGGAATCACTGGTTAAAACAATTTTTACCATTTGAAATTCGTGCCAGTGGTCATATATTTGCAGCACTAACTGGCTTTGTTTTGTTAGCACTTGCTACTAATCTATTGCGACGAAAACGAGTTGCATGGTTATTGACAATTAGTTTCCTAGTTATTTCTATTATTAGCCATTTAATCAAAGGCTGGGATTATGAAGAAAGTCTCCTATCTGCATTTTTACTAGTACAATTAATCTTGATGCGCCATGTGTTTACAGCCCAATCAGACCGTCCTTCAATTGCACGAGGAGTGCGAGTATTGATTGGTGCTTTGCTGTTTACCCTAGCATACGGAACAATTGGATTTTACTTGTTAGACGGCAAATTTTCCGAAAATTTTAATTGGCGTGAAGCTATAATTCAGACTCTAGCGATGTTCTTCACAGAGGATAATTGGGGTCTGCAACCAAAAAGCCAATTTGGCGATTTTTTTGCTAATTCTATCTATATTATTGCCGCAGGCACAATTACATTTGCAGTGGTGATGCTGCTACAGCCAGTGTTTTTGCGTAATCCGGCTACACCCAGCGAACAGCAAAAGGCAAAAGAAATAGTACAGCAGTATGGACACTCTTCTTTAGCAGCTTTAACACTTTTAAGTGATAAAAGTTATTATTTTAGTCCCTCTGGTCGCAGTATAATTGCTTATGTTCCCAAAGGACGGGGTGCGATCGCACTAGGAGACCCCATTGGCCCGGCTGAAGACCGCAAAGAAGTAATTGTGAGTTTCCAGCAGTTTTGTCAACGCAATGACTGGTATCCTGCTTTTTACCAAACTTTGCCCGATGAAATTGACCTTTACAAGTCTCTAGGTTTTAAAGTACTCAAGATTGGAGAAGAAGCGATCGTTGATCTGAAGACTTTTACCTTACAAGGAAAAGCTGGTAAAAACTTCCGACCATCAATCAATCGTTTGACAAAATTAGGATACGAAATTCAATTTTTTGAACCACCAATTCCTAATAAGTTGTTGTACCAACTAAAACCTGTGAGTGATGAATGGCTAAAGATGGCGCAAGGTTCGGAAAAACAATTTTCTCTAGGTTGGTTTGACGAAGATTACTTAAGGAATTGCCAAATAGCTGTCGTCTATAACCCTGAAGGTGAAATCAGCGCTTTCACTAATATTGTGCCAGAGTATCAACTCAACGAAGCAACAATTGACATGATGCGACACCGCCAATCTATTGAAAATGGCACAATGGACTTTTTATTTATTTCTATACTTCAGTATTTTAAAGAGCAAGGCTATGACACCTTTAATTTTGGTCTTTCTGCTTTGGCTGGAGTCGGAGAAAACCCAGAATCACGACGCTTAGAGAAAGGATTGCATTATCTTTACGAACATTTGGATCGATTCTACAACTTCCAAGGACTGCACGCATATAAAGAAAAGTTTC
- a CDS encoding DUF433 domain-containing protein, producing MQLEDYFDFLSPDDIRVKGHRIGIDNVLDYYLEGYTPEEIAANLPSLSLEQIHATITYYLHNRDQINVYLSRLATWREQRYQDSLAHPSPLVQRLRTLKAQKLDQQASAL from the coding sequence ATGCAATTAGAAGATTATTTTGATTTTTTATCACCTGATGATATTCGTGTAAAAGGACATCGCATTGGCATTGACAATGTACTTGATTATTACTTGGAAGGATATACACCCGAAGAGATTGCAGCCAATCTACCTAGTTTGAGTTTGGAGCAAATTCACGCTACTATTACTTACTATCTGCATAATCGTGACCAGATTAACGTTTATCTGTCACGTTTAGCAACATGGCGTGAGCAGCGTTATCAAGATTCGCTTGCTCATCCTTCACCCTTGGTACAACGCCTGAGAACCTTAAAAGCTCAAAAACTGGATCAACAAGCAAGTGCTTTGTGA
- a CDS encoding esterase family protein produces the protein MRYKQSQIILLISVLTLFTCNHTQGIAAKPAKQQNLQTIASVLPPQPDANALAIPLTYKIETYDSQVMSAKRTYGVSLPPGYEQNPQQHYPVIFLLHGGHGEPTDWFQQNKGQALKTVEQLYKTGKLPPSIIITPDGNDKRGSSPYRDPQYIDGPNGNVSTAIGYELVRVVQSRYRTLPNPDFWAMGGLSSGGWGALNVGLHNLQNFSILFSHSGYFKDSSGPQNSPITYIKNIPLSAKKRLRVYLDVGTSDIEELDDAREFTKVLSQLQIYHISRQFPGSHTWQYWRKHLADSLTFVGEQFRLSEIAHASDNLGFDQPKNNQN, from the coding sequence ATGCGTTACAAACAATCTCAAATTATATTACTAATTTCAGTATTAACTTTATTCACCTGTAATCACACTCAAGGAATAGCAGCAAAACCAGCAAAACAGCAGAATTTACAAACAATTGCTTCTGTTTTACCGCCACAACCTGATGCTAATGCCTTAGCTATTCCCCTAACCTACAAAATTGAAACTTACGATAGCCAAGTGATGAGTGCAAAACGCACCTATGGTGTTTCTTTACCCCCTGGCTATGAACAAAACCCACAACAACACTATCCTGTAATCTTTCTCCTCCACGGTGGACATGGCGAACCCACTGATTGGTTTCAACAGAACAAAGGACAAGCTCTTAAAACTGTAGAACAACTTTATAAAACAGGCAAATTACCGCCTAGCATCATTATTACACCAGATGGTAACGACAAACGCGGTTCTAGTCCTTACCGTGACCCCCAATATATCGATGGCCCTAATGGTAATGTTTCTACAGCCATTGGCTATGAACTTGTCAGAGTAGTCCAAAGCCGCTATCGTACACTACCTAATCCAGATTTTTGGGCAATGGGGGGATTATCTTCTGGTGGTTGGGGCGCACTCAATGTAGGATTGCATAACTTGCAGAATTTCTCAATTTTATTTAGTCATAGTGGTTACTTTAAGGATAGTAGCGGCCCTCAAAATAGCCCAATAACTTATATTAAAAATATTCCTTTATCAGCGAAAAAAAGACTGCGAGTATACTTGGATGTAGGGACATCAGATATTGAGGAACTTGACGATGCTAGAGAGTTTACAAAAGTACTCAGCCAACTTCAAATTTATCATATATCTCGTCAGTTTCCTGGTAGCCACACTTGGCAATACTGGCGCAAACACTTAGCAGATTCTTTGACATTTGTCGGTGAGCAATTTCGGTTAAGTGAGATAGCACACGCCTCTGATAATTTAGGCTTTGATCAGCCGAAAAATAATCAAAATTAG
- a CDS encoding esterase family protein: MKNYKIIISIVGAIAILTTAGYYYVFILGAPQLDPPPEQADTGLKFKLETFNSQAMGTARQYGVILPPGYYKNHQKRYPVIFLLHGGHDDARAYVDKYALLDVLHELYKSGKLPPSIVITPDGNDNRGSSPLYDPDYFDGNNGKIGTLIGSELVQVVKSQYRTLDNPKFWALGGLSSGGWGAFNIGLRYLNNFNILFSHSGYFTDNSGPQNSPQQFVQQLPIEDRKRLYVYLDAGINDTNFLASTKAFHETLNKLGIVNVFHAFPGGHGLSGADIGWNYFHKHLKDSLSYVGNKFTKDNNFTNDD; encoded by the coding sequence ATGAAAAATTATAAAATTATTATTAGCATAGTAGGAGCGATCGCTATCTTAACGACTGCCGGTTACTACTATGTATTTATATTAGGTGCGCCCCAACTAGATCCACCGCCAGAACAAGCAGATACTGGGTTAAAATTTAAGTTAGAAACCTTCAATTCGCAAGCTATGGGCACAGCCCGACAATACGGCGTAATTTTGCCCCCTGGTTATTACAAAAATCACCAAAAGCGCTATCCGGTGATATTCTTACTACATGGTGGGCATGATGATGCCCGTGCTTACGTTGATAAATATGCATTATTAGACGTACTACACGAACTATATAAAAGTGGAAAATTGCCGCCATCGATTGTAATTACACCTGACGGTAATGATAACCGGGGTTCTAGTCCTTTGTATGACCCTGATTATTTTGATGGGAATAATGGCAAAATTGGTACTTTAATTGGCTCAGAATTAGTACAAGTTGTCAAGTCACAATACCGCACCTTAGATAATCCCAAATTTTGGGCGTTGGGAGGTCTTTCTTCGGGAGGATGGGGAGCCTTTAACATTGGGTTACGTTATTTAAACAACTTCAATATTCTGTTTAGCCATAGCGGTTACTTCACCGATAACAGCGGCCCACAAAATAGTCCCCAACAATTTGTACAACAGCTACCAATTGAAGATAGAAAGCGATTGTACGTGTATCTTGATGCAGGTATTAACGACACTAATTTTTTGGCTTCTACTAAAGCCTTTCACGAAACTTTGAACAAGCTAGGAATTGTTAATGTATTCCATGCATTCCCTGGAGGACATGGCTTATCGGGTGCAGATATAGGCTGGAATTACTTCCACAAACATCTTAAAGATTCACTCTCCTATGTAGGAAATAAATTTACAAAAGATAATAATTTTACAAATGATGACTGA
- a CDS encoding Uma2 family endonuclease, with protein MIASPGQNYLTPEEYLQIEEQNTVKHEYIDGYIYAMAGALDSHVTIALNLAVLLRNHVRGSGCRVYMADMKARIESLNRFYYPDVMVTCDERDKQTPAYKRFPCLIVEVLSDSTEAFDRGDKFADYQALSSLQEYVLINTKRQRVECFRRNEQGLWVLQSYTSDNQSFRLNSVDFEETMTSLYEDVVFE; from the coding sequence ATGATAGCCTCCCCCGGACAAAACTATCTCACCCCTGAAGAATACCTGCAAATAGAAGAACAAAACACTGTCAAACATGAATATATAGACGGCTACATCTACGCAATGGCTGGGGCGCTTGACTCACATGTTACCATTGCTCTTAACCTTGCAGTTCTCCTCCGTAATCATGTACGCGGTTCTGGTTGCCGTGTTTACATGGCCGATATGAAAGCACGCATCGAATCTCTAAATCGCTTTTACTATCCCGATGTTATGGTTACATGTGATGAACGAGACAAACAGACCCCAGCTTATAAACGATTTCCCTGTTTAATTGTCGAAGTTTTATCTGATTCTACCGAAGCTTTTGACAGGGGCGACAAATTCGCCGATTATCAAGCACTGTCAAGTCTCCAAGAATATGTTTTAATTAATACTAAACGTCAGCGAGTCGAGTGTTTTCGCCGCAATGAGCAAGGATTGTGGGTTCTACAATCATATACATCAGACAATCAATCATTTCGACTCAACAGTGTGGATTTTGAAGAAACTATGACATCACTTTATGAAGATGTCGTTTTTGAATAA